The Theileria orientalis strain Shintoku DNA, chromosome 2, complete genome genome has a window encoding:
- a CDS encoding translation initiation factor eIF-1A, translated as MPKNKGKGGKNRRRGKNDNEGEKRELVFKMEDQEYAQVLRMLGNGRLEAYCFDGTKRLCHIRGKMRKRVWVNAGDIILVSLRDFQDSKADVIAKYSAEEARTLKAYGELPEATKINETDVFDDEGDGGIDFQDVSDEAQEESEEEESDFDIDDL; from the exons ATGCCTAAAAACAAAG GAAAGGGAGGTAAAAATCGTAGACGCGGTAAAAACGATAATGAGGGAGAAAAGAGAGAATTGGTGTTTAAAATGGAAGACCAAG AGTACGCCCAGGTGCTTCGGATGCTCGGTAACGGCCGTCTCGAGGCCTACTGTTTCGACGGGACAAAACGTCTATGCCACATAAG GGGTAAAATGAGGAAGAGAGTATGGGTAAACGCGGGAGACATCATACTGGTCTCACTCAGGGACTTTCAGGACAGCAAGGCCGATGTAATCGCAAAATATTCAGCCGAGGAGGCACGCACGCTTAAGGCGTACGGGGAGCTGCCGGAAGCGACGAAGATCAACGAGACAGACGTGTTCGACGACGAGGGCGACGGAGGAATAGACTTCCAGGACGTGTCGGACGAGGCGCAGGAGGAGtcagaggaggaggagtcGGACTTCGATATTGACGATTTGTAA
- a CDS encoding DNA-directed RNA polymerases I and III subunit: MANSVFLESSGIKPCYEDSSDSSKDPKIIEKVKSLRVNFLKKTESHSIVEIEGLDVSFANALRRILLSEVPTLAVETVQIYQNTGVIQDELLAHRLGLIPFNVNPDLFTFKNCEEINDKNSVCFKLKVKYDRNEPNSGNYLPVYSSFLKWVPLSSNQEATFKNNPPKPVHDNILITKLAPGQEIDLNVYLEKGTGKVHAKWSPVSTAFYKFMPSIKINDTPKLSDSEKRDLATICPMDVFSIKNSEISVENPLNCTSCRKCLETYPKHVTISKLVNHIIFSIESTGSIPSYDLLLVPLLLLTNTL; encoded by the exons ATGGCAAATTCTGTTTTTTTGGAATCTTCAGGAATTAAACCCTGCTATGAAGATTCTTCAGACTCTTCTAAAGATCCTAAAATTATAGAAAAGGTTAAGAGTTTGCGTGTaaattttttgaaaaaaacagaGTCGCATTCCATCGTCGAAATCGAGGGCCTCGATGTTTCCTTCGCAAATGCTTTGAGGAGGATTCTACTGTCAGAAGTGCCTACCCTTGCAGTTGAAACCGTTCAG ATTTACCAGAATACTGGCGTAATTCAGGACGAGTTACTGGCCCACAGACTGGGATTGATACCCTTCAATGTGAACCCTGATTTATTCACATTCAAGA ACTGTGAGGAgataaatgataaaaatagcGTTTGTTTTAAGCTAAAGGTCAAATATGACAGAAATGAGCCTAATTCTGGCAATTATTTACCAG TGTATAGCAGCTTCTTGAAATGGGTTCCTCTTTCCAGTAATCAGGAGGCCACTTTCAAGAACAATCCCCCGAAGCCTGTACACGATAATATACTTATTACCAAGCTTGCTCCAGGACAG GAAATTGACCTAAACGTATATCTGGAAAAGGGGACTGGGAAGGTACACGCAAAATGGTCTCCAGTCTCAACGGCGTTCTACAAGTTCATGCCGTCAATAA AGATTAACGACACGCCTAAATTAAGTGACTCTGAGAAGAGGGACTTGGCCACCATTTGTCCCATGGACGTTTTCTCCATTAAAAACA GTGAAATTAGTGTTGAGAACCCTCTCAACTGCACCAGTTGTCGAAAGTGCCTTGAAACGTACCCTAAACACGTTACGATATCTAAGTTGGTAAACCACATTATAT TTTCCATTGAAAGCACTGGGTCAATTCCGAGTTATGATTTACTTTTGGTACCTCTTTTGCTTCTCACTAATACTCTGTAG
- a CDS encoding 26S proteasome non-ATPase regulatory subunit 12, producing the protein MFEEDDFGIIDRDSYLKDPPPTEDLSELADSTIEKAKSSLTDKYDEEKLKEVLFDLMMAEKKCRQNLDGESNKKICCFIIEVLYKYGDFPNLNYYLTLLSRKRGQLKVAISGMVALAKGWLKELQDKEVKAGLFETLNSMTLGKIYLEDQRAELVFSEAKNKEMEGKVSESLGLVQDLEVETFGCLSKMEKVRYILEQMRLNLMVGDYIRFFIASRKINEKLLDGDDFFEEKLRYYEYMVHYYKHEGSIFEVAQSHHKRYNALNRKLFYDREDRIEKDRIEKIKVVLERVLIYLIISPINDETRTYMKKVDEEEAKNLKKVVLMNEFFKQFLSDLLVPYPLSQELHSKVTSLLSMDELTMLNDRIVRHNLQVISKYYLKVTLPRLSELLGVNVQKLEEEISNLVYTNNIFAKIDRPAGIVKFGKRQQPEVVLNKWSNSIGK; encoded by the exons atgttcgAGGAAGACGATTTCGGAATTATAGACAGGGATAGTTATCTGAAGGATCCTCCTCCCACCGAGGACTTGTCGGAATTGGCAGATTCGACCATCGAAAAGGCTAAGTCGAGCTTAACG GACAAGTACGATGAGGaaaagctgaaggaggtgcTGTTCGACCTGATGATGGCGGAAAAAAAGTGCCGCCAGAACCTGGACGGAGAGTCAAACAAGAAAATATGCTGCTTCATAATAGAAGTGCTGTACAAATACGGAGACTTCCCGAATCTGAACTACTACCTGACGCTGTTGAGCAGAAAAAGAGGCCAGCTAAAAGTAGCAATCAGCGGAATGGTAGCATTGGCAAAAGGATGGCTTAAAGAGTTGCAAGATAAGGAAGTGAAGGCGGGTCTGTTCGAAACGCTCAATTCAATGACCCTGGggaaaatatatttggaGGACCAGAGAGCAGAGTTGGTGTTCTCAGAAGCGAAGAACAAGGAGATGGAGGGAAAGGTGTCGGAGTCATTGGGACTAGTTCAGGACCTAGAG GTTGAAACCTTTGGATGTCTAAGTaaaatggaaaaggtgCGCTACATATTGGAGCAGATGAGACTAAACCTGATGGTGGGAGACTACATAAGGTTCTTTATCGCCAGCCGCAAAATCAacgagaagctgctggacggAGACGACTTCTTCGAGGAAAAGCTGCGCTACTACGAGTACATGGTGCACTACTACAAGCACGAAGGAAGCATCTTCGAAGTGGCGCAGTCGCATCACAAAAGGTACAACGCACTG AATagaaaattattttatgataGAGAAGATAGAATAGAAAAAGATAGAATAGAGAAGATAAAAGTGGTT TTGGAAAGAGTGCTCATATACCTGATAATATCGCCAATTAACGATGAAACGCGTACCTATATGAAAAAGGtagacgaggaggaggcgaaaaacctgaagaaggtagTGCTGATGAATGAGTTCTTTAAACAGTTTTTATCGGATTTACTGGTGCCATACCCACTCTCACAAGAACTACACAGTAAAGTGACATCACTGCTATCGA TGGATGAGTTGACAATGCTTAACGACAGAATAGTAAGGCACAACCTTCAGGTGATATCAAAGTACTACCTGAAGGTGACACTGCCAAGACTGTCAGAGTTGCTAGGAGTTAACGTACAG AAACTGGAAGAGGAAATCAGTAATTTGGTGTAcacaaataacatattCGCAAAAATAGATAGGCCGGCAGGAATAGTTAAATTTGGAAAGAGACAACAACCAGAAGTAGTATTAAACAAATGGTCAAACAGCATAGGAAAGTAA
- a CDS encoding uncharacterized protein (WD40 repeat-like domain containing protein), protein MSDSENPDVPEDKNRIWRDSDDENEVKIDEPQWLKKRRTELKEELGEREEDQDKRLKFSGALTRIKPTKFKSGVRFKITHQQASKEPIRINGGVREIKFDQDCKYMSILGYKEKGIKLYHINASSLSNKSKSENRLKLNRKKELNFSNFVTTGSCFKNDNILITGRNKKLLKYNILEEKGTDIFSVTVPENEKAFKGICASDRLNLYAISCVNTGTLLVCDFNDNVLTHNFKMGSECIIYEFDLVAGKCRQKFKDAHSHDITSFSVWDAEENGFYATGTKSGYVQLYNLNTTRAFKEFDNITTEITSVCATEEFTLFSSIHKKNGLRVVYNRGYNVVANWPNNISNLGRISTAAFCRQSDTIVTGTRSGRVQFHKILK, encoded by the exons ATGTCAGATTCAGAAAACCCGGACG tacCGGAGGATAAAAATCGGATTTGGAGAGATTCCGATGATGAAAACGAGGTTAAAATAGATGAACCACAATGGTTAAAAAAGAGACGCACGGAACTCAAAGAAGAATTAGGAGAAAGAGAGGAAGATCAAGATAAAAGATTAAAGTTTTCAGGAGCCCTAACGAGAATAAAACCAACCAAATTTAAGTCAGGAGtaagatttaaaataacgCATCAGCAGGCCTCAAAAGAACCAATAAgaataaa CGGAGGAGTAAGggaaataaaatttgatcaagattgtaaatatatgtcaATACTAGGTTACAAGGAAAAGGGAATAAAGCTGTACCATATTAACGCAAGTAGCCTCTCAAACAAAAGTAAATCGGAAAACagattaaaactaaatcgcaaaaaagaattaaattttagtaACTTTGTAACAACAGGATcctgttttaaaaatgataacaTACTAATAACAGGAAGAAATAAGAAGTTATTgaaatacaatatattagaaga AAAAGGAACGGATATATTCAGCGTGACTGTTccagaaaatgaaaaggcATTTAAGGGAATATGTGCATCAGATAGACTAAACTTATACGCAATATCGTGCGTAAACACAGG GACACTGTTGGTGTGTGATTTTAACGATAACGTACTGACACATAACTTTAAAATGGGATCAGAGTGTATt ATCTACGAGTTTGACCTGGTTGCGGGCAAGTGTAGGCAGAAGTTTAAAGATGCACACTCCCATGACATAACCTCGTTTTCAGTGTGGGACGCAGAAGAAAACGGGTTCTACGCAACAGGAACAAAGTCAGGATACGTGCAACTGTACAACTTAAATACAACAAGAGCGTTCAAA GAGTTTGACAACATAACCACGGAAATAACGAGTGTGTGCGCAACCGAGGAGTTCACGCTGTTCTCGTCAATACATAAGAAGAATGGGCTGAGAGTAGTGTACAACAGAGGATACAACGTAGTGGCAAATTGGCCGAACAACATATCAAATCTGGGAAGAATAAGCACAGCAGCATTCTGTAGACAGTCAGACACGATAGTAACAGGAACAAGATCAGGAAGAGTCCAGTTCCACAAGATCCTCAAGTAG